One genomic segment of Cherax quadricarinatus isolate ZL_2023a chromosome 73, ASM3850222v1, whole genome shotgun sequence includes these proteins:
- the Vps4 gene encoding vacuolar protein sorting-associated protein 4, producing MASTSALQKAIDLVTKATEEDKSKNYAEALRLYESAVEYFLHAMKYEVPNERARDSIRGKCKQYLDRAEKLKEYISKNKEKKKPVKTGEGNSGKRGSKDSDSDDDSDPAKKKMENKLEGAIVAEKPNVRWNDVAGLEGAKAALKEAVILPIKFPQMFTGKRTAWRGILLFGPPGTGKTYLAKAVATEANNSTFFSVSSADLVSKWLGESEQHVKTLFEMAREHRPSIIFIDEVDSLCASRSEQESESARRIKTEFLVQMQGVGNQNDSVLVLGATNIPWVLDSAIRRRFEKRIYIPLPEEHARTSMFKLNLGDTPHSLTEDDFRLLGSKTDGYSGADISIVVRDALMQPVRKVQTATHFRYVRGPSREDPNVIIEDFLMPCSPGEPGAMEMTWEQVPGDRLMEPIVSMRDMLRSLADSKPSVNSEDLEKLRKFTEDFGQEG from the exons AAAGCAATTGACTTGGTCACAAAGGCTACAGAAGAAGACAAAAGCAAGAACTATGCAGAGGCACTGAGACTTTATGAATCTGCAGTGGAGTATTTTCTTCATGCTATGAAAT ATGAAGTTCCAAATGAGCGAGCAAGAGACAGTATTCGAGGCAAGTGTAAACAATACCTGGATCGTGCTGAAAAACTCAAAGAATATATTAGcaagaataaggagaaaaaaaaGCCTGTGAAAACTGGAGAAGGAAATTCAGG GAAAAGGGGCAGCAAAGATTCAGATTCAGATGATGATTCAGACCCTGccaaaaagaaaatggaaaacaaaCTGGAAGGGGCAATTGTGGCTGAGAAGCCCAATGTTAGGTGGAATGATGTGGCTGGACTGGAGGGAGCCAAGGCAGCTCTCAAAGAAGCTGTCATTCTACCAATCAAGTTTCCCCAAATGTTCACTGGCAAAAGAACAGCATGGAGGGGAATTTTGCTCTTTGGG CCTCCTGGTACCGGTAAAACTTACTTGGCCAAAGCTGTAGCAACTGAAGCAAACAACTCCACATTCTTCAGTGTGTCTTCAGCAGATCTAGTCTCAAAATGGCTTGGTGAATCAGAGCAGCATGTCAAAACATTGTTTGAGATGGCTCGTGAACATCGACCTTCAATTATCTTCATTGATGAGGTTGATTCACTTTGTGCATCAAGATCAGAGCAGGAGTCTGAGTCAGCCCGGAGAATTAAAACAGAGTTCCTTGTTCAAATGCAAG GTGTGGGCAACCAAAATGATAGCGTTCTAGTTTTGGGAGCCACAAACATCCCATGGGTCCTGGATTCAGCTATTAGGAGAAGGTTTGAAAAGAGAATTTACATTCCCCTACCAGAGGAACATGCTCGTACTAGTATGTTCAAGCTTAACTTGGGTGATACACCGCACAGTCTCACAGAGGATGATTTCCGTTTACTAGGGTCTAAAACTGATGG GTACTCCGGAGCAGATATCAGTATTGTGGTACGTGATGCTTTGATGCAGCCAGTTCGAAAAGTTCAAACTGCCACGCACTTCAGATATGTGCGTGGCCCCTCACGAGAAGACCCCAATGTGATTATAGAAGATTTCCTTATGCCATGCTCTCCAGGCGAGCCAGGAGCTATGGAAATGACATGGGAACAGGTACCTGGTGACAGGCTAATGGAACCAATTGTCTCAATG AGAGACATGCTGCGTTCTCTAGCAGATTCGAAGCCATCTGTCAATTCTGAGGACCTGGAGAAATTGCGCAAATTTACCGAGGATTTTGGTCAAGAagggtaa